One window of Triticum dicoccoides isolate Atlit2015 ecotype Zavitan chromosome 5A, WEW_v2.0, whole genome shotgun sequence genomic DNA carries:
- the LOC119298521 gene encoding uncharacterized protein LOC119298521, with translation MAAATAWVRSLSCKYSTAVADDAYSPLLPPSKKHPPTPTVKGAASVALLPPERGRESRRSRSMSSERDRPPTATATARKTKKKEDATSELARKEKLRLPLAASLERPSSALLEMTELPEGHPSRRVVELIFASGWARTDGAAEVEVLFRVHSTARAVARFECARAAARARGEAAGDARCAADGNEMMRFQCRPAAEAEGGSEVICATVSTCHQAGAARAVRTFAGSGAADAGAGGGSHEGRRGMLVCRVIAGRVRRGSTDEHPGEYDSADPGDGELVVLDRRAVLPCFLVVYRVKPPPELHSSSS, from the coding sequence ATGGCCGCGGCGACGGCGTGGGTGCGCTCCCTCAGCTGCAAGTACTCTACCGCCGTCGCCGACGACGCGTACAGCCCGCTCCTGCCCCCGTCCAAGAAGCACCCGCCGACGCCGACGGTCAAGGGTGCTGCCTCCGTCGCGTTGCTGCCGCCGGAGAGGGGCAGGGAGAGTCGGCGGTCTAGGTCCATGTCCAGCGAGCGGGACCGGCCTCCTACCGCTACTGCTACTgctaggaagacgaagaagaaggaggACGCCACGTCCGAGCTCGCGAGGAAGGAGAAGCTGAGGCTGCCGCTCGCGGCGTCGCTGGAGCGGCCGAGCTCGGCGCTCCTGGAGATGACGGAGCTGCCCGAGGGCCACCCGTCGCGGCGCGTGGTCGAGCTCATCTTCGCGTCGGGCTGGGCGCGCACCGACGGAGCCGCGGAGGTGGAGGTGCTCTTCCGGGTGCACAGCACGGCGCGCGCGGTGGCGCGCTTCGAGtgcgctcgcgccgccgcccgggcGCGCGGCGAGGCCGCGGGCGACGCGCGGTGCGCCGCCGACGGCAACGAGATGATGCGGTTCCAGTGCCGCCCCGCCGCGGAGGCCGAGGGCGGCAGCGAGGTGATCTGCGCGACCGTCTCCACGTGCCACCAGGCCGGCGCGGCCAGGGCCGTGCGCACGTTCGCCGGCAGCGGCGCGGCGGACGCGGGCGCCGGGGGCGGAAGCCACGAGGGCCGCAGGGGCATGCTGGTGTGCCGCGTCATCGCCGGCCGCGTCCGTCGCGGCTCCACCGACGAGCACCCCGGCGAGTACGACTCGGCGGACCCGGGGGACGGCGAGCTGGTGGTGCTGGACCGGCGCGCCGTGCTCCCGTGCTTCCTCGTGGTGTACAGGGTCAAGCCTCCTCCGGAGCTGCACAGCTCCTCCAGCTGA